Proteins encoded within one genomic window of Humulus lupulus chromosome 1, drHumLupu1.1, whole genome shotgun sequence:
- the LOC133817142 gene encoding zinc finger BED domain-containing protein RICESLEEPER 2-like yields the protein MVITTHWIDNASEYHKRFINFFQVVDHKGETIDNEIELCLLEWGISKLFTITVDNASSNDVSIRYLRRKFKEKEKGLILDGKFLHVRCCAHIVNLIVTEGLKEKHGSIAAIRNVAFDRMQSYVNYMKYFDEVDKDGKLKEGPPTDVDWDNALELYDLAVDNDENKLLRTMETSMKLKYDKYWGKLDNCEALLIALVLDPRYKLEYLSHCFSATYDEMACKEMVKMVEKTIWSIFDQYNETTSSLHPSASMTQLKSQSIASASSTFIMPVSGQPTTKKSRNLHDQFVAQRLEKDDGMTKNEVDKYLEEEPE from the exons aTGGTCATCACTactcattggattgataatgcTTCGGAGTATCATAAAAGATTTATCAATTTTTTCCAAGTGGTAGATCATAAAGGGGAAACAATTGACAATGAGATCGAGTTATGCCTTTTAGAATGGGGCATCTCTAAGTTGTTTACCATTACGGTAGACAATGCTTCCTCTAATGATGTTTCCATTAGATACTTGAGGAGGAAATTCAAGGAGAAAGAGAAAGGActaattttggatggaaagtttTTACATGTGAGGTGTTGCGCTCATATAGTGAACCTAATTGTCACTGAAGGGTTGAAGGAAAAGCATGGGTCAATTGCAGCAATTAGAAATGTT GCATTTGATAGGATGCAATCATAtgttaattatatgaaatattttgatgaggttgacaaaGATGGAAAACTAAAGGAGGGGCCCCCCACTGATGTTGATTGGGATAATGCTCTA GAGTTGTATGACTTAGCAGTTGACAATGATGAGAACAAGTTATTGAGGACAATGGAAACGAGCATGAAACTAAAGTATGACAAGTATTGGGGAAAGCTTGATAATTGTGAGGCACTTCTAATTGCCTTGGTCCTTGACCCAAGATATAAGCTTGAGTATCTCAGTCATTGCTTTAGTGCTACTTATGATGAGATGGCATGCAAAGAGATGGTGAAAATGGTAGAGAAGACAATATGGTCAATATTTGATCAATATAATGAGACAACATCAAGTCTTCATCCATCGGCATCTATGACTCAGCTAAAGTCTCAGTCTATTGCTAGTGCTTCATCCACGTTCATCATGCCTGTTAGTGGTCAACCTACTACCAAGAAGTCACGTAATTTGCATGATCAATTTGTGGCACAGAGATTGGAGAAGGATGATGGAATGACAAAAAATGAGGTCGATAAATATTTGGAAGAGGAACCTGAGTGA